A genome region from Pseudomonas sp. N3-W includes the following:
- a CDS encoding YadA-like family protein — translation MGNAAYGVGGSATTGGEVNIANGTNGRRITGLAAGSNATDAVNVSQLDQMGQNAVTALGGGAALNSTTGVWTAPSYSTNSINAIGTNTGPLVSNNVGAALTNLNTSLTNTAAVAVKYDNAATKTQVTFNPAGTAVKLTNIAVGALTATSSDAVNGSQLFTTSQNTAAALGGGAAVNASTGAWTAPSYSTNSISVNGTNTGALVSGNVGAALTNLSTSVTNTAAVAVKYDAVGGNTITLGATGGAGAPAGGVKITNLTAGALNGTSTDAVNGSQLFATNTTVTNLGTQATTLGNTSASTLGGGATYSSATGVTGFSQPINAISSTGVVGAATAQTSVAGALSALNTDTVNTANIAVKYDAVGGNTITLGATGGAGAPAGGVKITNLSAGALNGTSTDAVNGSQLFATNTTVTNLGTQATTLGNTSASTLGGGATYSSATGITGFSQPINAISSTGVVGAGTAQTSVAGALSALNTDTVNTANIAVKYDAVGGNTITLGATGGAGAPAGGVKITNLTAGALNGTSTDAVNGSQLFATNQTVNNINNGAGIKYFHANSILADSTATGQDSVAVGPTASSTAANAVAIGNGAIAGTANSVALGNGATTAAANATASGVVNGATFNYAGAVPTGVLSVGSAGNERQITNVAAGQVTATSTDAINGSQLFATDTAVTNLGTQATTLGNTSASTLGGGATYSSATGVTGFSQPINAISSTGVVGAATAQTSVAGALSALNTDTVNTANIAVKYDAVGGNTITLGATGGAGAPAGGVKITNLSAGALNGTSTDAVNGSQLFATNQTVNNINNGAGIKYFHANSILADSTATGQDSVAVGPAASSTATNAVAIGNGAVAGTANSIALGNGATTATANATASGVVNGATFNYAGATPTGVLSVGGAGNERQITNVAAGQVSATSTDAVNGSQLFSTNTAVDGLGTQVNNLVNNGAGIKYFHANSILADSTATGQDSVAVGPAASSTATNAVAIGNGAVAGTSNSIALGNGATTATANATASGVVNGATFNYAGAAPTGVLSVGSAGNERQITNVSAGRVSASSTDAVNGSQLFSTNTAVDGLGTQVNNLVNNGTGIKYFHANSTLADSTATGQDSVAIGPAASSTAANSVALGSNSLATGSTLTNAAYGIGGAATGGEVNIANGADGRRLTGLAAGSNSTDAVNVSQLNLVGQDAAQALGGGAQLDATTGVWTAPSYVTNSINAAGADTGPLTSSNVGNALSNLSTGLTNIAAVGVKYDDATTRTQVTFNPGGAATKLSNVAAGDLSSTSSDAVNGSQLFATNEAVDNIVNNGTGIKYFHANSTLADSSASGLDSVAIGPLSVATGANSFAAGTGATASADGGLALGHQSQVLVSGGIALGEGSVANRALAPATGSIPVGSGAITYDTADATLLGSVSVGKAGAYRQITNVADGTEANDAVTLRQLTGAMGSLSSTGTLYFHANSTNPVDSLATGAESIAVGPATVVNGDNGIGIGDQATVGQAAAGGIAIGRNTQVLLASGIAVGSAAQASAEQSVALGAGANASQAMSVALGSSSITTVGAETDYSAYRLTAPQTSVGEVGIGTALGNRKLTGVAAGTQDNDAVNVAQLKSVGDQVDQNTTDITNLDGRVGGLENLIGSGGGIKYLHVNSTSADSSATGSNAMALGPQAVASGSSSVAVGNGAKASADGSVALGSGASDDGRGAETYTGQYSGANNVTSGTVSVGDAATGATRTISNVADGKDATDAVNVRQLDGAVAEAKQYTDTSIANLDSTAVQQDGRISAVESDVSNIKNGTDGMFQVNNSSAAAKPQATGVNSLAGGAGAVASGNNSAAVGTQAQASGENSVAVGNGAKASAKNATALGTNSVADRDNSVSVGSVGSERQITNVAAGTSGTDAVNFDQLTKSVAGITDSANAYTDQRYAELKNDLKQQDETLSAGIAGAMAMASLPQSYSPGASMTTAAASTYRGQSSVAFGVSHLSGNGRWLTKLQGSTDTQRNVGVAVGVGYQW, via the coding sequence TTGGGCAACGCCGCTTATGGCGTCGGTGGCTCCGCCACAACGGGTGGCGAGGTGAACATCGCCAACGGCACCAATGGCCGTCGGATTACCGGCCTTGCCGCCGGCTCCAACGCGACGGATGCGGTCAACGTCAGTCAGCTCGATCAAATGGGCCAGAACGCAGTGACTGCTCTAGGTGGCGGCGCGGCGCTGAATTCGACCACAGGGGTATGGACGGCGCCCAGTTACTCCACCAACAGCATCAATGCTATCGGTACCAACACCGGTCCATTAGTCAGCAACAACGTTGGTGCAGCGCTGACCAATCTCAATACCAGCCTGACCAACACCGCTGCTGTGGCGGTGAAATACGACAATGCCGCGACCAAAACCCAGGTGACCTTCAACCCGGCGGGCACCGCGGTCAAGTTGACCAATATCGCGGTCGGCGCCTTGACCGCCACCAGCAGCGATGCCGTGAATGGCAGCCAGTTGTTTACAACCAGCCAGAACACGGCGGCAGCCCTTGGCGGCGGCGCGGCAGTCAATGCGTCCACCGGTGCATGGACGGCACCGAGCTATTCCACCAACAGCATCAGCGTTAATGGCACCAACACCGGGGCATTAGTCAGCGGTAACGTCGGTGCGGCACTGACCAATCTCAGCACCAGCGTGACCAACACCGCTGCCGTCGCGGTGAAATATGATGCGGTCGGCGGCAACACCATCACCCTGGGTGCAACGGGTGGTGCAGGCGCACCGGCTGGCGGGGTGAAAATCACCAACCTGACTGCCGGTGCCTTGAACGGCACCAGCACCGACGCGGTGAACGGCAGCCAACTCTTTGCCACCAATACTACCGTCACTAATCTGGGGACCCAGGCCACGACGTTGGGCAACACCTCGGCCAGCACTCTGGGTGGTGGCGCGACTTACTCGTCGGCCACGGGCGTTACGGGTTTCAGTCAGCCAATCAATGCGATCAGCAGCACCGGGGTGGTAGGGGCGGCCACGGCGCAAACCAGCGTAGCGGGTGCGTTGTCGGCGCTGAACACCGACACGGTCAACACCGCCAATATCGCGGTGAAATATGATGCGGTCGGTGGCAACACCATCACCCTGGGCGCAACCGGTGGTGCGGGCGCACCGGCCGGCGGGGTGAAAATCACCAACCTGAGTGCCGGTGCCTTGAACGGCACCAGCACTGATGCGGTGAACGGCAGCCAACTCTTTGCCACCAATACTACCGTCACTAATCTGGGGACCCAGGCCACGACGTTGGGCAACACCTCGGCCAGCACTCTGGGTGGTGGCGCCACTTACTCGTCGGCCACGGGGATTACTGGCTTCAGTCAGCCGATCAATGCGATCAGCAGCACCGGGGTGGTAGGGGCGGGCACCGCGCAAACCAGCGTAGCGGGTGCGTTGTCGGCGCTGAACACCGACACGGTCAACACCGCCAATATCGCGGTGAAATATGATGCGGTCGGTGGCAACACCATCACCCTGGGGGCAACCGGTGGTGCAGGCGCACCGGCTGGCGGGGTGAAAATCACCAACCTGACTGCCGGTGCCTTGAACGGCACCAGCACTGATGCGGTGAACGGCTCGCAGCTGTTCGCGACCAATCAGACGGTCAATAACATCAACAACGGCGCGGGCATCAAGTATTTCCACGCCAACTCTATCCTCGCCGACAGCACCGCGACCGGTCAGGACAGCGTGGCCGTCGGTCCCACCGCCAGTTCCACCGCAGCGAATGCGGTGGCCATCGGTAACGGCGCCATCGCTGGCACCGCCAACTCCGTCGCCCTGGGCAATGGCGCCACCACCGCCGCCGCCAATGCGACCGCCTCGGGCGTGGTCAACGGCGCCACCTTCAATTACGCCGGTGCGGTTCCGACCGGCGTATTGAGCGTCGGCAGCGCTGGCAATGAACGGCAGATCACCAATGTAGCGGCCGGCCAAGTCACGGCCACCAGCACCGACGCAATCAACGGCAGCCAACTCTTTGCCACCGATACAGCGGTCACTAATCTGGGGACCCAGGCCACGACGTTAGGCAACACCTCGGCCAGCACTCTGGGTGGCGGCGCCACTTACTCGTCGGCCACGGGCGTTACGGGTTTCAGTCAGCCAATCAATGCGATCAGCAGCACCGGGGTGGTAGGGGCGGCCACGGCGCAAACCAGCGTAGCGGGTGCGTTGTCGGCGCTGAACACCGACACGGTCAACACCGCCAATATCGCGGTGAAATATGATGCGGTCGGCGGCAACACCATCACTCTGGGCGCGACCGGTGGTGCAGGCGCACCGGCTGGCGGGGTGAAAATCACCAACCTGAGCGCCGGTGCCTTGAACGGCACCAGCACCGATGCGGTAAATGGTTCGCAGCTGTTCGCGACCAATCAGACGGTCAATAACATCAACAACGGCGCGGGCATTAAGTATTTCCACGCCAACTCTATCCTCGCCGACAGCACCGCGACCGGTCAGGACAGCGTGGCCGTCGGTCCAGCCGCCAGCTCGACCGCAACGAATGCCGTCGCCATCGGCAACGGTGCCGTCGCCGGCACCGCCAACTCCATCGCCCTGGGCAACGGCGCCACCACGGCGACCGCCAATGCGACCGCCTCGGGCGTGGTCAATGGCGCCACCTTCAATTACGCCGGGGCAACACCGACCGGCGTGTTGAGTGTCGGCGGCGCTGGCAATGAACGGCAGATCACTAACGTGGCAGCCGGTCAGGTATCGGCGACCAGCACCGATGCAGTCAACGGCAGCCAATTGTTCTCAACCAACACCGCCGTCGATGGGCTGGGGACTCAGGTCAACAACCTGGTCAACAACGGCGCGGGCATCAAATATTTCCACGCCAACTCTATCCTTGCCGACAGCACCGCGACCGGTCAGGACAGCGTGGCTGTCGGCCCAGCCGCCAGCTCAACCGCAACGAATGCCGTCGCCATCGGCAACGGTGCCGTCGCCGGCACCTCCAACTCCATCGCCCTGGGCAACGGCGCCACCACGGCGACCGCCAATGCGACCGCCTCGGGCGTGGTCAATGGCGCCACCTTCAATTACGCCGGTGCTGCACCGACCGGCGTGTTGAGTGTCGGCAGCGCTGGCAACGAACGGCAGATCACTAACGTGTCAGCCGGTCGGGTCTCCGCGAGCAGTACCGATGCAGTCAACGGCAGCCAGCTGTTCTCAACCAACACCGCCGTCGACGGGCTGGGCACGCAAGTCAACAACCTGGTCAACAACGGCACCGGCATCAAGTATTTCCACGCCAATTCGACGCTGGCTGACAGCACGGCAACCGGTCAGGACAGTGTCGCCATCGGCCCGGCCGCCAGTTCAACCGCCGCCAACAGCGTGGCCCTGGGTAGCAACTCCCTGGCCACAGGATCGACCCTGACCAACGCAGCCTATGGTATCGGCGGCGCGGCAACGGGCGGCGAAGTCAACATCGCCAACGGCGCAGACGGTCGTCGTCTGACCGGCCTCGCTGCCGGTTCCAACAGCACCGATGCGGTGAACGTCAGCCAACTCAACCTGGTCGGCCAGGATGCAGCGCAGGCCCTGGGCGGTGGTGCACAACTCGACGCCACCACCGGCGTGTGGACGGCGCCCAGCTATGTGACCAACAGCATCAATGCGGCAGGGGCCGACACCGGTCCGCTGACCAGCAGCAACGTAGGCAATGCGCTGAGCAACCTCAGCACTGGCCTGACCAACATCGCCGCCGTCGGGGTGAAATACGACGACGCCACCACCAGGACGCAAGTGACGTTCAACCCAGGTGGCGCGGCAACGAAACTGAGCAACGTGGCCGCTGGCGATCTGAGCAGCACCAGCTCCGACGCGGTGAACGGCAGCCAGTTGTTCGCGACCAACGAAGCGGTCGACAACATCGTCAACAACGGCACCGGCATCAAGTATTTCCACGCCAACTCGACGCTGGCCGACAGCAGCGCGTCCGGGCTGGACAGCGTTGCAATCGGGCCGTTGTCCGTCGCCACAGGCGCCAATTCGTTCGCGGCAGGCACGGGCGCCACGGCGTCCGCTGATGGAGGTCTGGCGCTGGGGCATCAGAGTCAGGTGCTGGTGTCGGGCGGTATCGCACTGGGCGAAGGTTCGGTCGCGAACCGTGCCCTGGCACCGGCCACGGGCTCGATCCCGGTCGGTAGCGGGGCGATCACCTATGACACCGCTGATGCGACCTTGCTTGGGTCGGTTTCGGTGGGCAAGGCCGGTGCTTACCGGCAGATCACCAACGTGGCGGATGGCACCGAAGCCAACGACGCGGTAACGCTGCGTCAATTGACCGGGGCGATGGGCTCCTTGAGTTCGACCGGCACCCTCTATTTCCACGCCAACTCGACGAACCCGGTGGACTCACTTGCCACGGGTGCGGAGTCGATTGCGGTCGGCCCGGCCACCGTGGTCAACGGCGATAACGGTATCGGTATCGGTGACCAGGCCACTGTCGGTCAGGCTGCGGCCGGTGGCATTGCCATCGGCCGTAATACCCAGGTGTTGCTGGCTTCCGGCATCGCCGTGGGCAGCGCGGCCCAGGCCTCGGCTGAGCAATCGGTGGCGCTGGGCGCCGGTGCCAATGCGAGTCAGGCCATGAGCGTGGCGCTGGGCTCCAGTTCGATAACCACCGTCGGCGCCGAAACGGATTACAGCGCCTATCGATTGACGGCACCGCAGACGTCGGTCGGCGAGGTCGGCATCGGCACGGCGCTGGGCAATCGCAAACTCACCGGGGTGGCGGCAGGCACCCAGGACAACGACGCGGTCAACGTCGCACAACTGAAGTCGGTCGGCGATCAAGTGGATCAAAACACCACAGACATCACCAACCTCGACGGACGGGTCGGTGGCCTCGAGAACCTGATCGGCTCGGGAGGCGGCATCAAGTACCTGCATGTCAACTCCACCAGCGCCGACTCCTCAGCCACCGGCAGCAATGCGATGGCCCTGGGTCCTCAGGCCGTGGCATCGGGTAGCAGTTCGGTGGCGGTGGGCAATGGCGCCAAGGCCAGCGCTGACGGCAGTGTCGCGCTGGGCAGCGGCGCCAGCGATGACGGTCGAGGGGCAGAGACGTACACCGGCCAGTATTCGGGGGCGAACAACGTGACCTCGGGCACGGTGTCGGTGGGCGATGCGGCGACCGGCGCAACCCGCACGATCAGCAATGTTGCCGACGGCAAGGACGCCACGGATGCGGTCAACGTGCGGCAACTCGACGGTGCGGTCGCCGAGGCCAAGCAGTACACCGATACATCGATTGCCAACCTCGACAGCACGGCAGTTCAACAGGATGGCCGCATCAGCGCCGTCGAGAGCGATGTCTCCAACATCAAGAACGGCACCGACGGCATGTTCCAGGTGAACAACAGCAGTGCGGCGGCCAAGCCGCAAGCCACGGGTGTTAATTCGCTGGCCGGTGGCGCAGGGGCTGTGGCGTCGGGCAATAACAGTGCGGCGGTCGGCACCCAGGCTCAAGCCAGCGGGGAAAACTCGGTCGCCGTGGGTAACGGCGCCAAGGCCTCGGCCAAGAACGCCACGGCGCTGGGCACCAATTCGGTGGCTGATCGCGACAACAGCGTATCGGTGGGCAGCGTGGGCAGCGAGCGGCAAATCACCAACGTCGCGGCGGGCACCAGTGGCACCGATGCGGTGAACTTCGACCAATTGACCAAGAGCGTGGCGGGCATCACTGACAGCGCCAATGCCTACACCGACCAGCGTTACGCGGAGCTGAAAAATGACCTCAAGCAACAGGACGAAACGCTCAGCGCGGGGATTGCCGGTGCAATGGCAATGGCCAGTCTGCCGCAGTCTTATTCACCGGGTGCAAGCATGACAACGGCGGCCGCCAGTACCTATCGCGGTCAATCGTCCGTTGCCTTTGGTGTTTCACATTTGTCCGGCAATGGGCGGTGGTTGACCAAGTTGCAGGGCAGTACCGATACCCAGCGCAATGTGGGGGTGGCGGTGGGGGTGGGTTACCAGTGGTGA